The following coding sequences are from one Luteimonas sp. S4-F44 window:
- the argS gene encoding arginine--tRNA ligase, with product MNSSSRALIEPLVERAVAALRDAGTLPAELATPAFVVERPKDRSHGDFSTNAAMLLARPARSNPRAIAQALVDALPANDAIASVEIAGPGFLNFRLTPAAWRDQLVAVHTHGDAYGHNDSGAAQTAGVEYVSANPTGPLHVGHGRAAVIGDCIARVLDANGWTVKREFYYNDAGVQIENLARSVQARARGLAPGDADWPADAYNGEYIADVARACLDGATVEVEGQSVTGTAETDDLDTIRRFAVAWLRREQNADLAAFGVSFDVYFLESSLYADGKVEETVGTLVANGHTYEDGGALWLRSTDYGDDKDRVMRKSDGSYTYFVPDVAYHLSKWQRGYRRAITELGADHHGSLARVRAGLQALDAGIPAGWPEYVLHQMVTVMRGGEEVKLSKRAGSYLTLRDLIDEAGRDATRWFLVARKPDSQLVFDIDLARSQSLDNPVYYVQLSHARICGLQRQLAERGLAFDLQQGLAQLPDMSDTALRDVLIDLSRWPEIVAAAGAQLEPHLIATYLLELAQAFQTYYNDHQFLVDDAPTRDARLALATAVGQVLRNGLALLGVQAPEAM from the coding sequence GTGAACTCCTCGTCCCGCGCCCTCATCGAACCCCTCGTCGAACGGGCCGTCGCCGCCCTGCGCGATGCCGGCACGCTGCCTGCCGAGCTCGCCACGCCCGCCTTCGTCGTTGAACGGCCGAAGGACCGCAGCCATGGCGATTTCTCCACCAACGCGGCGATGCTGCTGGCGCGCCCCGCACGCTCGAACCCGCGCGCGATCGCGCAGGCGCTGGTCGATGCGCTGCCGGCCAACGACGCGATCGCCTCGGTCGAGATCGCCGGACCCGGCTTCCTCAATTTCCGCCTGACGCCTGCGGCCTGGCGCGACCAGTTGGTCGCGGTGCACACGCACGGCGACGCTTACGGGCACAACGACAGCGGCGCGGCGCAGACGGCCGGCGTGGAGTATGTGTCGGCCAATCCAACCGGCCCGCTGCACGTGGGCCACGGCCGGGCCGCGGTGATCGGCGACTGCATCGCGCGCGTACTCGACGCCAACGGCTGGACCGTCAAGCGCGAGTTCTACTACAACGACGCCGGCGTGCAGATCGAGAACCTCGCCCGCTCGGTGCAGGCGCGCGCGCGTGGCCTGGCGCCGGGCGACGCCGACTGGCCGGCCGATGCCTACAACGGCGAGTACATCGCCGATGTCGCCCGCGCCTGTCTGGACGGCGCCACGGTCGAGGTCGAAGGCCAGTCCGTGACCGGCACCGCGGAGACCGACGACCTCGACACGATCCGCCGCTTCGCGGTCGCCTGGCTGCGCCGCGAGCAGAACGCCGACCTGGCCGCCTTCGGCGTGAGCTTCGACGTCTACTTCCTGGAGTCGTCGCTGTACGCCGACGGCAAGGTCGAAGAGACCGTGGGCACGCTCGTCGCCAATGGCCACACCTACGAGGACGGCGGCGCGCTGTGGCTGCGTTCGACCGACTATGGCGACGACAAGGACCGCGTGATGCGCAAGTCCGACGGCAGCTACACCTATTTCGTGCCGGATGTCGCCTATCACCTGAGCAAGTGGCAGCGCGGCTACCGACGTGCGATCACCGAGCTGGGCGCCGACCATCACGGCTCGCTGGCACGCGTGCGCGCCGGCCTGCAGGCGCTCGATGCCGGCATCCCGGCCGGCTGGCCGGAGTACGTGCTGCACCAGATGGTCACGGTGATGCGCGGCGGCGAGGAAGTGAAGCTGTCCAAGCGCGCCGGCAGCTACCTGACGCTGCGCGACCTGATCGATGAAGCCGGGCGTGATGCCACGCGCTGGTTCCTGGTCGCCCGCAAGCCCGATTCGCAGCTGGTGTTCGACATCGACCTGGCACGCAGCCAGTCGCTCGACAACCCGGTCTACTACGTCCAGCTCTCGCATGCGCGCATCTGCGGCCTGCAGCGCCAGCTCGCCGAGCGCGGCCTGGCCTTCGACCTGCAGCAAGGACTTGCGCAGCTGCCGGACATGAGCGACACGGCGCTGCGCGACGTGCTGATCGACCTGTCGCGCTGGCCCGAGATCGTCGCCGCGGCCGGCGCCCAGCTCGAGCCGCACCTGATTGCGACCTATCTGCTGGAACTGGCGCAGGCCTTCCAGACGTACTACAACGATCACCAGTTCCTGGTCGACGATGCCCCGACGCGCGACGCGCGTCTGGCGCTGGCGACGGCCGTGGGACAGGTGCTGCGCAACGGCCTGGCGCTGCTGGGCGTGCAGGCTCCGGAGGCGATGTGA
- the speE gene encoding polyamine aminopropyltransferase has translation MSAPTWLHETFDPTGSSIGFRVTKKLDEVQSPFQKIEIYESTDWGNVMLIDGAMMVTTRDNFFYHEMVSHPALFTHAAPKRVVIIGGGDCGTLREVLKHPGVESAVQCDIDEQVTRMSEKYFPELCASNGDPRAQLLFDDGIAYMRDCAPGSVDVVIVDSTDPVGPAEGLFNKAFFDSCFRALKDDGILVQQSESPLALLDLIREMRAEMGKAGFSTFQTLPFPQPCYPTGWWSVTLARKGQDFDFRQADAAAKGFETAYYSAEIHQAAQVLPPFVAKALEA, from the coding sequence ATGTCCGCTCCGACCTGGCTCCACGAGACCTTCGATCCCACCGGCTCGTCGATCGGCTTCCGCGTGACGAAGAAGCTCGACGAAGTGCAATCGCCGTTCCAGAAGATCGAGATCTACGAGAGCACCGACTGGGGCAACGTGATGCTGATCGACGGCGCGATGATGGTCACCACGCGCGACAATTTCTTCTATCACGAGATGGTTTCGCACCCGGCTCTGTTCACCCATGCCGCCCCGAAGCGGGTGGTGATCATCGGCGGCGGCGACTGCGGCACGCTGCGCGAAGTGCTCAAGCATCCGGGGGTTGAAAGTGCGGTGCAGTGCGACATCGACGAGCAGGTCACCCGCATGTCGGAGAAGTACTTCCCCGAGCTGTGCGCCTCCAATGGCGATCCGCGTGCGCAGTTGCTGTTCGACGACGGCATCGCCTACATGCGCGACTGCGCGCCGGGCAGCGTCGACGTCGTCATCGTCGATTCGACCGACCCGGTCGGTCCGGCCGAGGGCCTGTTCAACAAGGCGTTCTTCGACAGCTGCTTCCGCGCGCTCAAGGACGACGGCATCCTCGTGCAGCAGTCCGAATCGCCGCTGGCGCTGCTCGACCTGATCCGCGAGATGCGTGCCGAGATGGGCAAGGCCGGCTTCAGCACATTCCAGACGCTCCCGTTCCCGCAGCCCTGCTACCCCACCGGTTGGTGGAGCGTGACGCTGGCGCGCAAGGGCCAGGACTTCGACTTCCGCCAGGCCGACGCCGCCGCCAAGGGTTTCGAGACCGCGTACTACAGCGCCGAGATCCACCAGGCCGCGCAGGTGCTGCCGCCGTTCGTGGCCAAGGCCCTGGAGGCCTGA
- a CDS encoding UPF0149 family protein gives MADDTRLSDAELDRLDTLLDRCTDPETGLGNLEMLDGFLSALAVGPVEVALDTVLPLVWGTGEVARRDARQTREAEALIARLADEIVQRVRQDPQDSIAHEALMPMLGLPPEAEDGDTDTEAAGGLDGVPADFPFAAAWAAGFLRAAAEHEDAWSAWMQEHEAIENDLGVIARLAIVDTSQLEDAEMAEGDMLSLEERFDLAYDLPDMLHDMYLQRLHDRRPQPARRAEVPGRNDPCSCGSGRKYKTCCGTPTLH, from the coding sequence ATGGCTGACGACACCCGCCTGAGCGATGCCGAGCTCGACCGGCTGGACACGCTGCTCGATCGCTGCACCGATCCCGAGACCGGGCTGGGCAATCTGGAAATGCTCGACGGCTTCCTGTCGGCGCTCGCGGTCGGCCCGGTCGAAGTCGCGCTGGACACCGTACTGCCGCTGGTCTGGGGCACGGGCGAAGTCGCGCGCCGCGACGCCCGCCAGACCCGCGAGGCCGAGGCGCTGATCGCCCGGCTGGCCGACGAGATCGTGCAGCGCGTGCGCCAGGACCCGCAGGACAGCATCGCCCATGAGGCACTGATGCCGATGCTGGGCCTGCCGCCCGAAGCCGAGGATGGCGACACCGATACCGAGGCCGCGGGTGGACTGGATGGCGTGCCGGCCGACTTCCCGTTCGCGGCCGCGTGGGCTGCCGGGTTCCTGCGCGCCGCCGCCGAGCACGAAGACGCGTGGTCGGCGTGGATGCAGGAGCACGAGGCGATCGAGAACGACCTGGGCGTCATCGCCCGACTGGCAATCGTCGATACGAGTCAGCTCGAGGATGCCGAAATGGCCGAGGGCGACATGCTGTCGCTCGAAGAGCGCTTCGACCTCGCCTACGATCTGCCCGACATGCTCCACGACATGTATCTGCAGCGCCTGCACGACCGGCGCCCGCAACCGGCCCGGCGCGCCGAGGTGCCCGGCCGCAATGATCCGTGTTCCTGCGGCAGCGGCCGCAAGTACAAGACCTGCTGCGGCACGCCGACGCTGCACTGA
- a CDS encoding TSUP family transporter — protein MAGLVDAAVGGGGLVQLPGLFTALPQYAPAALLGTNKFSSIFGTAASGWRYARNVRFPWMPVLCASATAFVFAFAGATAVSLLPRDAVRPLILVLLVAMLAYTLVKKDFGALHRPREVGRRELALALAMGAAIGFYDGLFGPGTGSFLIFLFIRFFGLDFLRATAASKIVNLATNLAALSFFVPSGHVLLAFAVPMAIANVGGSVVGTRLALRGGTPLIRKLFVTLVVVLIAKMAWDTFAS, from the coding sequence ATGGCCGGGCTGGTGGATGCGGCCGTCGGCGGCGGCGGCCTGGTCCAGCTGCCGGGTCTGTTCACCGCGCTGCCCCAGTACGCCCCGGCGGCGCTGCTGGGGACCAACAAGTTCAGCTCGATCTTCGGCACCGCGGCCTCGGGCTGGCGCTACGCGCGCAATGTGCGATTCCCCTGGATGCCGGTGCTGTGCGCGTCGGCGACCGCGTTCGTATTCGCCTTCGCCGGTGCCACTGCGGTCAGCCTGCTGCCGCGCGATGCGGTCCGGCCGCTGATCCTGGTGCTGCTGGTGGCGATGCTGGCCTACACCCTGGTCAAGAAGGACTTCGGCGCGCTGCACCGTCCGCGCGAGGTCGGCCGCCGCGAATTGGCGCTGGCCTTGGCGATGGGGGCTGCGATCGGCTTCTACGACGGCCTGTTCGGGCCCGGCACCGGCAGCTTCCTGATCTTCCTGTTCATCCGCTTCTTCGGGCTGGATTTCCTGCGCGCGACCGCCGCTTCGAAAATCGTCAATTTGGCGACCAACCTGGCGGCGCTGTCGTTCTTCGTGCCATCGGGCCATGTGCTGCTGGCCTTCGCGGTGCCGATGGCCATCGCCAATGTCGGTGGTTCGGTGGTCGGCACGCGACTGGCGTTGCGCGGCGGGACGCCGCTGATCCGCAAGCTGTTCGTCACGCTGGTGGTGGTGCTGATCGCGAAGATGGCCTGGGACACCTTCGCGAGTTGA
- a CDS encoding AzlD domain-containing protein, with amino-acid sequence MSATWGWLLIACAVAFAIKLTGYLVPARWLEGARMARITSAMTIGLLAALVVVNGFADGGGVVLDARAGALLVAIVALWRGVPFLGVVVLGALAAAGLRAAGIG; translated from the coding sequence ATGAGCGCGACCTGGGGTTGGCTGCTGATCGCCTGCGCGGTCGCGTTCGCGATCAAGCTCACCGGCTACCTGGTGCCCGCGCGCTGGCTCGAAGGTGCACGCATGGCGCGCATCACCTCGGCGATGACGATCGGGTTGCTGGCCGCCCTGGTGGTCGTCAACGGATTCGCCGATGGTGGGGGCGTCGTGCTTGATGCCCGGGCCGGCGCTTTGCTGGTGGCGATCGTCGCGCTGTGGCGCGGCGTGCCGTTCCTGGGCGTGGTGGTGCTGGGCGCGCTCGCAGCGGCAGGGCTGCGAGCGGCCGGCATCGGCTGA
- a CDS encoding DUF885 domain-containing protein, producing the protein MRAIAAGSTLALALALAACGPSAPAPSDPTDTGVARGQAAQDESARLNAWFETQYEALLQKSPTQLTFLGRKDQNDRLDDMSEQASRDRLAWLQASVAEMEAQFDYDALDAETKLSWDLWKRQYESAQDGMAFLADGYVFDQMNGMHSAFPTFMISIHKVDDEQSYQAYIARLKAAPVMFDQLLERGRAAAAQGIRPPRFAFDGVIDQSRKVITGAPFDNGPASALWADAQAKADALVEQGKLTAERAAQLKEEARVALVEELKPAYERIIAWSEQERPQALENPAGVGTTHPNGAAYYAYQLRENTTTAMSADEVHQLGLDEVARIRGEMEALKTRVGFDGDLQAFFTFLDTDKRFKYPDTDAGRQAYIDDATAAIDNIRQHLPEYFGLLPKAGLEVRRVEAFREQPGAAQHYYPGTPDGSRPGIYYAHLSDMNAMPKTELEVIAYHEGLPGHHMQISIAQELQGVPTFRTQQFHTAYTEGWGLYSEWLAKEMPGTYQDPYSEYGRLMSEMWRAIRLVVDTGMHAKGWTEQQAVDYFRQNSSIPQAAIESEIRRYLIMPGQATAYKVGMIRIQALRRKAETELGDRFDIRGFHDAVLGGGALPLDLLEQRVDRWIAEKKAG; encoded by the coding sequence ATGCGCGCCATTGCCGCCGGTTCCACGCTGGCTCTTGCCCTGGCCCTCGCGGCCTGCGGCCCGTCCGCCCCCGCGCCGTCCGATCCCACCGACACCGGTGTCGCGCGTGGACAGGCCGCCCAGGACGAATCGGCCCGGCTCAACGCCTGGTTCGAGACCCAGTACGAGGCCCTGCTGCAAAAGAGCCCGACCCAATTGACCTTCCTGGGCCGTAAGGACCAGAACGACCGCCTTGACGACATGTCCGAGCAGGCCAGTCGCGACCGCCTGGCCTGGTTGCAGGCCTCGGTCGCGGAAATGGAGGCGCAGTTCGACTACGACGCGCTCGATGCCGAGACCAAGCTGTCGTGGGATCTGTGGAAGCGCCAGTACGAAAGCGCGCAGGACGGCATGGCGTTCCTCGCCGACGGCTATGTGTTCGACCAGATGAACGGCATGCACAGCGCGTTCCCGACCTTCATGATCAGCATCCACAAGGTCGACGACGAACAGAGCTACCAGGCCTACATCGCCCGTTTGAAAGCTGCGCCGGTGATGTTCGACCAACTGCTCGAACGCGGACGCGCCGCCGCTGCGCAGGGCATCCGCCCGCCGCGATTCGCCTTCGACGGCGTGATTGACCAGTCGCGCAAGGTGATCACCGGCGCGCCGTTCGACAACGGCCCCGCCAGCGCGCTGTGGGCCGACGCCCAGGCCAAGGCCGATGCGCTGGTCGAACAGGGCAAGCTGACCGCCGAGCGTGCCGCGCAGCTCAAGGAAGAAGCCCGCGTGGCGCTCGTCGAAGAGCTCAAGCCCGCCTACGAGCGGATCATCGCGTGGAGCGAGCAGGAACGGCCGCAGGCGCTGGAGAACCCGGCCGGTGTCGGCACCACCCACCCCAACGGCGCGGCGTACTACGCCTACCAGCTGCGCGAGAACACCACGACCGCGATGAGCGCCGACGAGGTCCACCAGCTGGGCCTGGACGAGGTCGCGCGCATCCGTGGCGAGATGGAGGCGCTCAAGACCCGCGTCGGCTTCGACGGCGACCTGCAGGCGTTTTTCACCTTCCTCGACACCGACAAGCGCTTCAAGTACCCCGACACCGACGCCGGTCGCCAGGCCTACATCGACGATGCGACCGCCGCGATCGACAACATCCGCCAGCACCTGCCCGAGTACTTCGGCCTGCTGCCCAAGGCCGGCCTGGAGGTGCGCCGCGTGGAGGCGTTCCGCGAGCAGCCCGGCGCCGCGCAGCACTACTACCCCGGCACGCCGGACGGCTCGCGCCCGGGCATCTACTACGCGCACCTGTCGGACATGAACGCGATGCCCAAGACCGAACTGGAGGTCATCGCCTATCACGAGGGTCTGCCGGGCCATCACATGCAGATCTCGATCGCCCAGGAACTGCAGGGCGTGCCGACGTTCCGCACCCAGCAGTTCCACACCGCCTACACAGAGGGCTGGGGTCTGTATTCGGAGTGGCTGGCCAAGGAGATGCCGGGCACCTACCAGGACCCGTACTCGGAGTACGGCCGGCTGATGTCGGAGATGTGGCGCGCGATCCGGCTCGTCGTCGACACCGGCATGCACGCCAAGGGCTGGACCGAGCAGCAGGCGGTCGATTACTTCCGCCAGAACAGCTCGATCCCGCAGGCGGCGATCGAATCGGAAATCCGCCGCTACCTGATCATGCCCGGCCAGGCCACCGCCTATAAGGTCGGCATGATCCGCATCCAGGCCCTGCGCCGGAAGGCGGAGACCGAGCTGGGCGACCGCTTCGACATCCGCGGCTTCCACGATGCCGTGCTTGGCGGCGGCGCCCTGCCGCTGGACCTGCTCGAACAGCGCGTGGATCGCTGGATTGCCGAGAAGAAAGCCGGCTGA
- a CDS encoding SDR family NAD(P)-dependent oxidoreductase translates to MPRTLLVTGATSGFGAATVARFLQGGWRVIATGRRAERLQALVDAHGAERLHVAAFDIRDADAMRAALDALPEAFRGIDVLINNAGLALGTAPAQHADLAQWTQMIDTNVTALATLTHALLPTLIARRGAILNISSIAGSYPYPGGNVYGGTKAFVTQFSLGLRSDLHGTGVRVTSIEPGMAETEFTLVRTGGDQAASDTLYGGAAPMTAEDIAEQLWWVANLPPHLNINRLEIMPVSQSFAGFQVHRGG, encoded by the coding sequence ATGCCCCGCACCCTTCTCGTCACCGGCGCGACCTCGGGCTTCGGCGCCGCGACTGTCGCCCGTTTCCTGCAGGGCGGCTGGCGTGTGATCGCCACCGGCCGCCGCGCCGAACGGCTGCAGGCGCTGGTCGACGCACACGGCGCCGAACGCCTGCACGTGGCCGCGTTCGACATCCGCGATGCCGACGCGATGCGCGCCGCGCTCGACGCACTGCCCGAGGCGTTCCGCGGCATCGACGTGTTGATCAACAACGCCGGGCTGGCACTGGGCACCGCGCCGGCGCAGCACGCCGATCTCGCGCAGTGGACGCAGATGATCGACACCAACGTGACCGCACTCGCCACGCTGACCCATGCGCTGTTGCCGACGCTGATCGCGCGCCGCGGCGCAATCCTCAACATCAGTTCGATCGCCGGCAGCTATCCCTACCCGGGCGGCAACGTCTACGGCGGCACCAAGGCCTTCGTCACCCAGTTCTCGCTCGGCCTGCGGTCCGATCTCCACGGCACCGGCGTGCGCGTGACCTCGATCGAACCGGGCATGGCCGAGACCGAGTTCACGCTGGTGCGCACGGGCGGCGACCAGGCCGCGTCGGACACGCTCTACGGCGGCGCTGCGCCGATGACCGCCGAGGACATCGCCGAGCAGCTGTGGTGGGTCGCCAACCTGCCGCCGCACCTCAACATCAACCGGCTCGAAATCATGCCGGTCAGCCAGTCGTTCGCCGGCTTCCAGGTCCATCGCGGCGGCTGA
- a CDS encoding SPOR domain-containing protein, whose amino-acid sequence MAARRGKSQARRNGGSSGGLPGWAWMIIGVVLALGVVLAVPRLFKPDAEDGFFRPRPNPDAQPATGALDEDAPAPLAETPAPRPRPPQPQPAPAADYDFYTLLPDQEVPMSDAELAASARAEAERRQRAEAQQQALQGRHPDAADLAGAPTGPTPLSETPATATTPATPSRPTTTASTTPAAGSDARYLLQAGSFSASGDAEALKARIALLGLSARVEAGQAQGKTVYRVRMGPYGTATELAEAKQKLGNGGLPALAIKAQ is encoded by the coding sequence ATGGCGGCAAGACGCGGCAAATCCCAAGCGCGACGCAACGGCGGCAGCTCCGGCGGCCTGCCCGGCTGGGCGTGGATGATCATCGGCGTGGTGCTCGCGCTGGGCGTGGTGCTGGCGGTGCCGCGGCTGTTCAAGCCCGACGCCGAGGACGGCTTTTTCCGCCCGCGCCCCAATCCCGACGCGCAGCCCGCGACCGGTGCGCTCGACGAGGACGCGCCGGCGCCGCTGGCCGAGACCCCGGCCCCGCGGCCGCGCCCGCCGCAGCCACAGCCCGCGCCCGCCGCCGACTACGACTTCTACACCCTGCTGCCCGACCAGGAGGTGCCGATGTCCGACGCCGAGCTGGCCGCCAGCGCGCGCGCCGAGGCCGAGCGCCGGCAGCGCGCCGAGGCGCAGCAGCAGGCCCTGCAGGGCCGTCATCCCGACGCCGCGGACCTGGCCGGTGCCCCCACCGGCCCGACACCGCTGAGTGAGACGCCGGCGACCGCGACCACCCCGGCGACCCCGTCCCGGCCCACCACTACGGCCTCGACGACACCGGCTGCCGGCAGCGATGCCCGCTACCTGTTGCAGGCCGGTTCGTTCAGCGCCTCGGGCGATGCCGAAGCGCTCAAGGCACGCATCGCACTGCTCGGGCTGAGCGCCCGGGTCGAAGCCGGCCAGGCGCAGGGCAAGACGGTCTACCGCGTGCGCATGGGACCCTACGGCACCGCCACCGAGCTCGCCGAGGCCAAGCAGAAGCTCGGCAATGGCGGCCTGCCGGCGCTGGCGATCAAGGCCCAGTGA
- the speA gene encoding arginine decarboxylase, which translates to MTAWSTDHARKTYSIPHWSEGYFDVDDAGRIVVSPRGAQGPSIALPDAVDAARANGAQLPLLVRFPDILGDRLHRLQAAFAQAQAEWEYAGGYTAVYPIKVNQHRGVAGTLAGHHGEGFGLEAGSKPELMAVLALSRPGGLVVCNGYKDREYIRLALIGRKLGLETFIVVEKPSELALVMEEAAALGVKPGLGVRMRLASLGAGKWQNSGGDKAKFGLNPRQLLDLWKKLRDAGMGDCLQLLHFHMGSQISNVRDIANGMREAVRYFVELSRLGAQISHVDVGGGLGVDYEGTRSRSYNSVNYGVRQYAGSIVQPLAQACAEHGLPPPRIVTECGRAMTAHHAVLVANVSEVERAPEGRVPDVHSDEPAVVANLRELHGELAARPAVELFHEAQHHHAEGLALYALGQLDLVHRARIDDLFYAIAHAVRARLTFDEKSHRPLLDELNERLVDKYFVNFSVFESMPDVWAIDQVFPIVPIERLDELPERRGVIADLTCDSDGKIDTYVENEDLDTSLPLHALRPGEQYRLGFFMVGAYQEILGDIHNLFGDTDAVEVKIEGDGITIAQQRRGDTTDVMLDYVGYRLDDLRARYTALVDDAALADEEAQRLKDALEAGLTGYTYLDDTPLE; encoded by the coding sequence ATGACTGCCTGGTCGACCGACCACGCCCGCAAGACCTACTCGATCCCGCACTGGAGCGAGGGGTATTTCGACGTCGACGACGCGGGGCGCATCGTTGTCTCGCCACGCGGCGCGCAGGGCCCGTCGATCGCGCTGCCCGACGCGGTCGATGCCGCGCGGGCCAATGGCGCCCAGTTGCCGTTGCTGGTGCGCTTTCCCGACATCCTCGGCGACCGTTTGCACCGGCTGCAGGCGGCGTTCGCGCAGGCCCAGGCCGAGTGGGAGTACGCCGGCGGCTATACCGCGGTCTATCCGATCAAGGTCAATCAGCACCGCGGCGTGGCCGGCACGCTGGCCGGCCATCACGGCGAGGGGTTCGGCCTGGAAGCGGGCAGCAAGCCCGAGCTGATGGCCGTACTCGCGCTGTCGCGCCCGGGCGGTCTGGTGGTGTGCAACGGCTACAAGGACCGCGAGTACATCCGTCTGGCGCTAATCGGCCGCAAGCTCGGCCTTGAGACCTTCATCGTCGTCGAGAAGCCGTCGGAACTCGCGCTGGTGATGGAGGAAGCCGCCGCGCTCGGCGTCAAACCGGGCCTTGGCGTGCGTATGCGGCTGGCCTCGCTGGGCGCGGGCAAGTGGCAGAACAGCGGCGGTGACAAGGCCAAGTTCGGACTCAATCCCCGTCAGCTGTTGGACCTGTGGAAGAAGCTGCGCGATGCGGGCATGGGCGATTGCCTGCAATTGCTGCATTTCCACATGGGCTCGCAGATCTCCAACGTCCGCGACATCGCCAACGGCATGCGCGAGGCGGTGCGCTATTTCGTCGAGCTCTCGCGCCTGGGCGCGCAGATCAGCCATGTCGATGTCGGCGGCGGCCTCGGCGTGGATTACGAGGGCACGCGCTCGCGCAGCTACAACTCGGTCAACTACGGCGTGCGCCAGTACGCCGGCAGCATCGTCCAGCCGTTGGCGCAGGCCTGCGCCGAGCACGGGCTGCCGCCGCCGCGCATCGTCACCGAATGCGGACGCGCGATGACCGCCCACCATGCGGTGCTGGTCGCCAACGTGTCGGAGGTCGAGCGGGCGCCCGAAGGCCGCGTGCCCGACGTGCACAGTGACGAGCCGGCAGTGGTGGCCAACTTGCGCGAGTTGCATGGCGAACTGGCGGCGCGGCCGGCGGTGGAACTGTTCCACGAGGCGCAGCACCACCACGCCGAGGGCCTGGCGCTGTACGCGCTCGGCCAGCTCGACCTGGTGCACCGGGCGCGTATCGACGACCTGTTCTACGCGATCGCGCACGCGGTCCGCGCGCGGCTGACCTTCGACGAGAAGAGCCATCGCCCGCTGCTCGACGAGCTCAACGAGCGCCTGGTCGACAAGTACTTCGTCAACTTCAGTGTGTTCGAGTCGATGCCCGATGTCTGGGCGATCGATCAGGTGTTCCCGATCGTGCCGATCGAGCGCCTCGACGAGCTGCCCGAGCGCCGCGGCGTGATCGCCGATCTGACCTGCGACTCGGACGGCAAGATCGACACCTACGTCGAGAACGAGGACCTCGACACTTCGTTGCCGCTGCACGCGCTGCGGCCGGGCGAGCAGTACCGGCTGGGCTTCTTCATGGTCGGCGCCTACCAGGAAATCCTCGGCGACATCCACAATCTGTTTGGCGACACCGATGCGGTCGAGGTGAAGATCGAGGGCGACGGCATCACCATCGCGCAGCAGCGCCGCGGCGACACCACCGATGTGATGCTCGACTACGTCGGCTATCGCCTCGACGATCTGCGCGCGCGCTACACCGCGCTGGTCGACGACGCGGCGCTGGCGGACGAGGAAGCGCAGCGGCTCAAGGACGCGCTCGAAGCCGGGCTCACCGGCTACACCTATCTCGACGACACGCCGCTCGAGTAA
- the folE gene encoding GTP cyclohydrolase I FolE, with protein MSASHDDARNGVPRAEAEAAVRTLLRWAGEDPGREGLLDTPRRVADAYGEWFSGYAIDADAYLARTFEEVAGYDEMIVLRDIEYESHCEHHMAPIIGKVHVGYLPSGRVVGISKLARVVEAYAKRFQVQEKMTAQIAGCIQRALAPLGVGVVVEGAHECMTTRGVHKRGVSMITSTMLGSFRDDARTRAEFLQFIEVGNGRR; from the coding sequence ATGAGCGCTTCCCACGACGATGCCCGCAACGGCGTCCCCCGCGCCGAGGCCGAGGCCGCCGTCCGTACGCTGCTACGGTGGGCCGGCGAGGACCCGGGCCGCGAAGGCCTGCTCGATACGCCCCGCCGGGTCGCAGACGCCTACGGCGAATGGTTCAGCGGCTACGCGATCGACGCCGACGCCTATCTGGCGCGCACGTTCGAGGAGGTGGCCGGCTACGACGAGATGATCGTGCTGCGCGACATCGAGTACGAGAGCCATTGCGAGCACCACATGGCGCCGATCATCGGCAAGGTGCATGTCGGCTATCTGCCGTCGGGGCGCGTGGTCGGCATCAGCAAGCTCGCGCGCGTCGTCGAAGCCTATGCCAAGCGGTTCCAGGTGCAGGAGAAGATGACCGCGCAGATCGCCGGCTGCATCCAGCGCGCACTCGCGCCGCTGGGCGTGGGCGTGGTGGTCGAAGGCGCGCACGAGTGCATGACCACGCGCGGCGTGCACAAGCGCGGGGTCAGCATGATCACCTCGACGATGCTCGGCAGCTTCCGCGACGATGCGCGCACGCGGGCCGAATTCCTGCAGTTCATCGAGGTCGGCAACGGCCGGCGCTGA